The following are encoded together in the Pseudoalteromonas ruthenica genome:
- the ntrC gene encoding nitrogen regulation protein NR(I), translating to MKSVWLVDDDASIRFVLQKALSRAGYEVESFANAHDVLSALEFSKPAVLLSDVRMPGMDGMRLLEQISEDNPNLPVIIMTAHSDLDSAVQAFQKGAFEYLAKPFDLEEAVSVVERAMRAHSQKKAKKANSEQKRSVIIGEAPAMQEVFRAIGKLSASSMSVLINGESGTGKELVASALHQHSPRKDNPFIALNMAAIPKDLVESELFGHEKGAFTGADSVRKGRFEQANGGTLFLDEIGDMPLDVQTRLLRVLADGEFYRVGGHQSIKVDVRIIAATHQDLERLAQQGKFREDLFHRLNVVRLKLPALRERPEDIEQLAEYFLNKSAQELKIDSKTLSPQACDQMRLFNWPGNVRQLENTCRWLTVMAPGEYVTAEDLPPEILNAQTSQVDADWLDLFQQWLNNEFKQGKDNVWPEIQAQLETRLIKSALASCGGHKQDAAQRIGWGRNTLTRKLKERNINAN from the coding sequence ATGAAATCTGTTTGGCTAGTCGATGATGATGCGTCAATTCGCTTTGTATTACAAAAAGCACTCTCCCGTGCAGGCTATGAGGTAGAAAGTTTCGCCAACGCCCATGATGTACTCAGTGCCTTGGAGTTTTCAAAACCGGCCGTGTTGCTCTCGGATGTGCGCATGCCGGGTATGGATGGCATGCGCTTATTGGAGCAGATCAGCGAAGATAACCCCAATCTGCCGGTGATCATTATGACGGCCCATTCAGATTTAGACTCTGCAGTGCAGGCATTCCAAAAAGGCGCCTTTGAATACCTAGCTAAGCCCTTCGACCTAGAAGAAGCTGTTAGTGTTGTTGAGCGAGCCATGCGTGCGCATTCGCAGAAAAAAGCGAAAAAGGCCAATAGTGAACAAAAGCGTTCAGTTATTATCGGTGAAGCCCCCGCCATGCAAGAGGTGTTTCGCGCCATTGGCAAATTGAGCGCATCAAGCATGAGCGTACTTATCAATGGCGAGTCTGGCACCGGTAAAGAGCTGGTTGCCAGTGCCTTACACCAGCACAGCCCACGTAAAGACAATCCGTTTATCGCCTTAAATATGGCGGCCATCCCTAAGGATTTGGTGGAGTCAGAGTTATTTGGTCACGAGAAAGGCGCGTTTACTGGGGCTGACAGCGTTCGTAAAGGGCGCTTTGAACAAGCAAATGGCGGAACGCTCTTCCTTGATGAAATTGGCGATATGCCACTTGATGTGCAAACTCGCCTATTGCGTGTACTCGCCGATGGCGAATTCTACCGTGTGGGCGGCCATCAAAGTATAAAAGTTGATGTGCGCATCATCGCTGCCACTCACCAGGATTTAGAGCGTTTAGCTCAACAAGGTAAGTTTCGAGAAGACTTGTTCCACCGCTTAAATGTGGTTCGCTTAAAGCTGCCAGCTTTGCGAGAACGTCCAGAGGACATAGAGCAACTGGCAGAGTACTTCCTCAATAAAAGCGCACAAGAGTTAAAAATTGATAGCAAGACGCTAAGCCCTCAAGCATGCGATCAAATGCGCTTGTTCAATTGGCCTGGAAATGTGCGGCAACTTGAAAACACCTGTCGCTGGCTAACGGTAATGGCTCCCGGTGAGTACGTAACCGCAGAAGACTTGCCGCCAGAAATACTCAATGCGCAAACGTCTCAAGTTGATGCCGATTGGTTGGACTTATTCCAACAATGGCTAAACAATGAGTTTAAGCAAGGCAAAGACAATGTCTGGCCAGAAATTCAGGCACAGCTGGAAACAAGGCTGATTAAATCGGCCCTTGCAAGCTGTGGAGGGCATAAACAGGATGCTGCTCAACGCATCGGTTGGGGCCGCAACACGTTGACGCGTAAGCTAAAAGAGCGCAATATAAACGCCAATTAA
- a CDS encoding cyclic nucleotide-binding domain-containing protein produces MKLIEHIAMYKRMEIINRVPFFRSFELAERQMLLESFSQLYLCQQGRYVFKLHEQSQQLYIVLSGELVVFRQSDHKELGHIRPGDFVGEGAFIAHRERSTNAKALTDTIVLAIEPLALTKLPVVVREKIKDQLILGMSERIARLSSLLERHTP; encoded by the coding sequence ATGAAGCTGATTGAACATATTGCCATGTATAAACGCATGGAGATTATCAATCGCGTGCCTTTCTTTCGCAGCTTTGAGTTAGCCGAGCGGCAAATGCTCTTAGAGTCATTTTCGCAGCTGTACTTATGCCAACAAGGGCGCTACGTATTCAAGTTGCACGAGCAAAGCCAGCAGCTATATATCGTGTTAAGCGGCGAGCTGGTAGTGTTCCGCCAATCTGACCATAAAGAACTGGGCCATATTCGACCTGGCGACTTTGTCGGTGAAGGTGCCTTTATTGCCCACCGCGAGCGCAGCACCAATGCCAAAGCGCTCACCGACACCATAGTGTTAGCCATTGAGCCACTGGCTTTAACTAAATTACCTGTGGTGGTGCGTGAGAAAATAAAAGATCAATTGATACTCGGTATGAGCGAGCGCATCGCCCGCCTCAGTAGCCTGTTAGAGCGCCATACTCCTTAG
- a CDS encoding YacL family protein has translation MEYQLYLDPTWGKRVKISDEHRLIARWFNDELYENDELIEAFFTALDSTAEQLVQGREMRLLLGDGEACFQSHGLFHDDEQTLALYSGDDLALDESELQAWCGVEDLRALASAWRHFR, from the coding sequence ATGGAATATCAACTCTACTTAGACCCAACATGGGGCAAGCGGGTAAAAATATCTGACGAACACCGGCTTATTGCCCGTTGGTTCAATGACGAGCTCTATGAAAACGATGAGCTCATTGAAGCGTTTTTTACCGCTCTTGATAGCACTGCAGAGCAGCTCGTGCAGGGACGAGAAATGAGGTTGCTACTCGGTGATGGTGAGGCGTGTTTTCAAAGTCATGGCTTATTTCATGACGACGAGCAGACATTGGCGCTTTATAGTGGGGATGACCTCGCACTTGATGAATCGGAGCTGCAAGCATGGTGCGGAGTCGAGGATTTACGTGCGTTAGCGAGTGCGTGGCGGCATTTTCGCTAA
- a CDS encoding AEC family transporter, whose amino-acid sequence MFNTLAIIFPLIFVATAGYISAARSFLTAEHLSGISRFVFYISIPAFLFVNMSQAELSKAVSLDVMLSFYLPVIGLYLLVLGFYRCRCGQWSISAIRALGACYSNTVLIGLPIAMQALGKHVAATVFVIITFHSALLFLLTYSFAGKEQRVTWPNIIRQLVINPVILAIALGLLANAVNLALPQVINEGLTLLAEPAIAGALFVLGANLHHYQIKPGIKSALTLTLLKLAVLPTLVYLTATYGFALAQEQTLLLVLLSASPLGVNAYLVSKQLQRESATLASAVVLSTLLSVVSFVLWLAVLSS is encoded by the coding sequence ATGTTCAACACCCTAGCAATAATTTTCCCACTCATTTTCGTGGCGACAGCCGGTTACATTAGTGCAGCACGCTCGTTTTTAACAGCCGAACACCTTAGTGGCATAAGCCGCTTTGTATTTTACATCAGCATCCCGGCTTTTTTGTTTGTTAATATGTCCCAAGCTGAGCTCAGCAAAGCAGTCAGCCTCGATGTCATGCTTAGCTTCTATCTTCCCGTTATCGGCCTGTATCTACTGGTACTGGGGTTTTATCGGTGCCGCTGTGGGCAGTGGAGTATAAGCGCCATTCGCGCGCTTGGGGCGTGTTATTCCAATACTGTACTTATCGGTTTACCTATCGCGATGCAAGCACTCGGTAAGCATGTAGCCGCAACGGTTTTCGTCATCATTACCTTTCATAGTGCGTTATTGTTTTTGCTAACTTACAGCTTCGCCGGTAAAGAACAGCGCGTTACTTGGCCAAACATCATCCGGCAATTAGTTATCAACCCGGTAATACTGGCAATTGCCCTAGGGCTGTTAGCGAATGCAGTCAATTTAGCGCTACCCCAGGTAATCAATGAAGGACTGACATTATTGGCAGAGCCAGCCATCGCCGGCGCCTTATTTGTGCTTGGGGCAAACCTGCACCATTATCAGATCAAGCCAGGCATCAAATCGGCTCTTACGTTAACCTTGTTAAAGCTCGCAGTATTGCCGACGCTTGTATACCTAACCGCGACCTACGGGTTTGCTTTAGCTCAAGAGCAAACCTTGCTTTTGGTGCTACTTAGCGCCTCTCCTTTAGGGGTTAATGCGTATTTGGTGAGCAAACAATTGCAACGAGAGTCAGCCACCTTAGCCAGTGCGGTTGTGCTCAGCACGCTATTAAGTGTGGTGAGCTTTGTTTTATGGCTGGCTGTATTAAGCTCATAA
- a CDS encoding TonB-dependent receptor domain-containing protein — MKNYSKVSTGIKLALCAASLGAYSGLSHAAEEGVEEVERIQVTGSRIRSAEAMSASPIQVLDGASIDKSGTLNLQDLLMENPTFGTPAISRTNSNFSTSSGGVATVDLRNLGTARTLVLVNGRRYVSGVPGSSAVDLNTIPAQFVERVEIMTGGASSVYGSDAVAGVVNFVLKDDFEGIEFEGQYGESAEGDNTEKQFSVTTGTTTSDGAGQVMFHLGYSDQGAVYSRDRDISAVDQISAIYFNDPYENPGSIFEYVRPYYSSFSPQGRFDAGDTRFTFDENNNLKEGFDTNGDNGPADGFNRSGRRTIAIPTERYLFASNGSYELDDNHKFFYEATYAATTSVTELEPFPFASDDIYSNGRVPIEFMRNGELLRNPYVPDAIYNSATDTDGDGMRDIFFAKRLADIGNRGYQADRDTFRFTTGFEGQISDNWYYDAYYIYGKTKENQVSNGLVNVQNFRYALEAVTDTQDLDGDGITDEAICLDETARGFGCTPINVFGFNSITSDAFDYVKAPSMLSTRVEQEIIGANFTGELFELPAGYVGVAFGAEYREEFSRSEFDALQQAGLNAGNAIPATEGEFDVTEYYVEANVPVLDSLSLKAAVRLSDYSTVGNTESWNVGLDWTVVDGVRVRATRARSTRAPNIDELYSPPSQTFPSDLIDPCNGVTASSSGAAADACRADAGVAANIAENGEFTLNQSDIQGISGFNRGNTELTEEVGDSFTVGIVLTPENIISGLDITIDYFDIEIEDAIVSTPRQFILDQCYGGGDTSFCDFITRRPTNAGNNSAGSIEFIDSGQSNSGGTATEGVDLTATYSTDLGPGMFKSRLAYTYLIDGYDIPLPGADKDNWAGEIGYSEHKANWTFGYDVDDFSFNWSMTYIGAADFDDQFLAGLVSDSAPDGLPAGYIGIGSEVYHDIQLSYYITEQYELYGGVDNLLDNEAPRILTGISGNDTGTETDAGTYDPIGQRFYVGIRAKF, encoded by the coding sequence ATGAAAAACTATAGCAAAGTATCAACAGGTATAAAGTTGGCGCTCTGTGCGGCTAGCTTAGGTGCATACTCCGGTTTATCCCATGCGGCTGAGGAAGGTGTTGAAGAAGTAGAGCGTATTCAGGTTACCGGATCGCGGATTCGTTCAGCCGAAGCAATGTCAGCTTCACCGATTCAAGTACTTGACGGTGCCAGTATTGATAAGTCTGGTACTCTAAACCTACAAGACTTATTAATGGAAAATCCAACCTTTGGTACCCCAGCAATAAGTCGAACTAACTCTAACTTCTCTACATCCAGTGGCGGTGTTGCTACTGTCGATCTACGTAACTTGGGTACAGCGCGTACCCTAGTGCTAGTTAATGGTCGTCGCTACGTTTCAGGTGTTCCTGGCAGCTCGGCTGTCGATTTAAATACTATCCCAGCGCAATTTGTTGAACGCGTAGAAATTATGACCGGTGGTGCGTCTTCGGTATATGGTTCAGACGCTGTGGCTGGTGTTGTTAACTTTGTGCTCAAAGATGATTTTGAAGGTATAGAGTTTGAAGGTCAGTATGGGGAATCTGCAGAGGGTGACAACACTGAGAAGCAGTTTTCTGTAACAACCGGAACAACAACCTCTGATGGTGCAGGTCAAGTTATGTTCCACCTCGGCTATTCTGACCAGGGTGCAGTATATTCACGTGACCGTGATATCTCAGCTGTTGACCAAATTTCGGCTATCTATTTCAACGACCCGTATGAAAACCCAGGTTCAATTTTTGAATATGTCCGCCCTTACTACTCAAGCTTCTCACCTCAGGGTCGTTTTGATGCTGGCGATACACGTTTCACTTTTGATGAAAACAACAACTTAAAAGAAGGTTTTGACACCAACGGTGATAACGGTCCTGCCGATGGCTTTAACCGTTCTGGGCGTCGTACTATTGCGATCCCAACCGAACGTTACCTTTTCGCATCCAATGGTAGTTATGAGCTTGATGATAACCATAAGTTCTTTTACGAAGCGACCTATGCAGCGACAACATCGGTAACTGAACTCGAGCCTTTCCCGTTCGCATCAGATGATATTTACAGCAATGGTCGGGTACCTATTGAGTTTATGCGAAACGGTGAGCTTCTGCGTAACCCATATGTTCCAGATGCCATTTATAACAGCGCTACAGACACTGATGGCGATGGTATGAGGGATATTTTCTTCGCTAAGCGTCTAGCTGACATTGGTAACCGAGGCTATCAGGCTGATCGTGATACCTTCCGCTTTACTACAGGTTTTGAAGGCCAAATCAGTGATAACTGGTACTATGATGCTTATTACATCTACGGCAAAACGAAAGAAAACCAAGTTTCTAATGGCCTAGTTAACGTGCAAAACTTCCGTTATGCATTAGAAGCGGTTACAGATACCCAAGATCTGGATGGCGATGGCATTACAGATGAAGCAATCTGTCTTGATGAGACAGCACGTGGTTTCGGGTGTACACCAATTAATGTATTTGGTTTTAACTCAATCACTAGCGACGCATTCGACTATGTTAAAGCGCCAAGTATGTTGTCAACGCGAGTAGAGCAGGAAATTATTGGTGCTAACTTCACTGGTGAGCTATTTGAACTGCCTGCTGGTTATGTTGGTGTGGCGTTCGGTGCAGAGTACCGTGAAGAGTTCTCACGCAGTGAGTTCGATGCCCTGCAGCAAGCTGGCTTGAACGCAGGTAATGCTATTCCTGCTACAGAGGGTGAGTTTGACGTTACCGAATATTATGTTGAAGCGAACGTTCCTGTACTAGATAGCTTGTCACTCAAAGCAGCAGTACGCCTTTCTGACTATTCTACAGTAGGCAATACTGAAAGCTGGAACGTGGGCTTAGATTGGACTGTCGTTGATGGTGTGCGTGTTCGTGCAACGCGCGCTCGTTCAACTCGTGCTCCTAACATCGACGAGTTGTACTCACCACCTAGCCAGACTTTCCCAAGTGATCTTATCGACCCTTGTAATGGTGTCACTGCTTCTTCAAGCGGCGCTGCAGCGGATGCATGTCGTGCTGATGCTGGCGTAGCTGCGAACATCGCTGAAAACGGTGAGTTCACACTGAATCAATCTGATATTCAAGGTATCAGTGGTTTCAACCGTGGTAACACTGAGCTAACCGAGGAAGTGGGTGACTCTTTCACGGTCGGTATCGTGTTAACTCCTGAGAACATTATCTCAGGCCTAGATATCACTATCGACTATTTCGATATTGAAATCGAAGATGCAATCGTATCAACTCCTCGTCAATTCATTCTTGATCAATGTTATGGCGGTGGTGATACAAGCTTCTGTGATTTCATAACACGTCGTCCAACGAATGCTGGTAATAACAGTGCGGGCTCTATTGAGTTTATCGATTCAGGCCAATCAAACAGTGGTGGTACCGCAACTGAGGGTGTCGACTTAACTGCAACTTACTCAACTGACCTAGGTCCAGGTATGTTCAAGTCGCGTCTAGCTTATACTTACCTAATTGATGGTTACGATATTCCATTACCAGGTGCTGATAAGGACAACTGGGCGGGAGAAATTGGGTACTCTGAGCACAAAGCAAACTGGACGTTTGGCTATGACGTCGATGATTTCAGTTTCAACTGGTCAATGACCTATATTGGCGCAGCTGACTTTGATGATCAATTCTTAGCTGGCCTTGTAAGCGACAGTGCGCCAGATGGTTTACCTGCAGGTTATATCGGTATTGGCAGTGAGGTGTATCACGATATTCAGCTATCTTACTACATCACTGAGCAATACGAGCTATATGGTGGTGTTGATAACTTACTTGATAACGAAGCACCACGTATCTTAACGGGTATATCAGGTAATGACACTGGCACAGAAACTGATGCGGGTACTTATGACCCTATCGGTCAGCGCTTCTATGTTGGTATTAGAGCTAAGTTCTAA